A genomic window from Streptomyces sp. MST-110588 includes:
- a CDS encoding SDR family oxidoreductase → MESVALITGGSTGIGAATARALLKQGHRVAVTGRDAGRLAAFAASAGAGEQLLTFTGDASDASHVASAVRQVVDTWGRLDTVIANAGFSLPGTLEDQDPEAMRAMVLTNVLGPSLLVRETLPHLRESKGRIVIVGSVAGVRHTPGNLYSVTKWAAHALAENTRLLVTKDGVGVTLVAPGIVDTPFWDNRGGRPDTSPAMTAEQIAEAILFAVNQPEGMDVNHITMRPLGQAN, encoded by the coding sequence ATGGAATCCGTCGCGCTGATCACCGGCGGTTCGACCGGAATCGGTGCCGCCACCGCCCGCGCCCTGCTCAAGCAGGGCCACCGTGTGGCCGTCACCGGACGCGACGCCGGCCGCCTGGCTGCCTTCGCCGCCTCCGCCGGAGCGGGGGAGCAACTGCTGACGTTCACCGGTGACGCCAGTGACGCGAGCCATGTCGCCTCCGCCGTACGTCAGGTCGTCGACACCTGGGGCCGGTTGGACACCGTCATCGCCAACGCCGGGTTCTCCCTGCCCGGCACCCTGGAGGACCAGGACCCCGAGGCGATGCGTGCCATGGTCCTCACCAATGTCCTCGGCCCGTCCCTGCTGGTACGGGAGACACTGCCGCACCTCAGGGAGTCCAAGGGCCGGATCGTGATCGTCGGTTCGGTCGCCGGCGTCAGGCACACGCCCGGCAACCTGTACTCGGTCACCAAGTGGGCCGCGCACGCCCTCGCCGAGAACACCCGGCTCCTGGTCACCAAGGACGGAGTCGGCGTCACCCTCGTCGCCCCCGGGATCGTGGACACCCCGTTCTGGGACAACCGTGGCGGACGCCCCGATACGTCACCGGCGATGACCGCCGAGCAGATCGCCGAGGCCATCCTCTTCGCCGTCAACCAGCCCGAGGGCATGGACGTCAACCACATCACCATGCGACCGCTCGGCCAGGCCAACTGA
- a CDS encoding dynamin family protein has protein sequence MATSDVRPRIIDALSALRDRVDAARFPLPLPGAARARRGRCELLAQLDDYVMPRLRSPQAPLLAVVGGSTGAGKSTLVNSLVGRRVSEAGVLRPTTRTPVLVCHPDDHHWFAGQRVLPQLARIRTPGQEDAGAGAAAGAEALRIETDEALPSGLALLDAPDIDSLVARNRELAAELICAADVWVLVTTAARYADAVPWHLLRTAKEYDVTLVTVLDRVPHQIALDVSARYAALLARAGLADVPRFTIPELPESAGGGSGLLPATAVAGLREWLERHARDPIARTAAAHRTSAGIIASLRRRMPALAGACAAQHAAALRLADRVEEAYEEAAERVRKEIAEGEVLSGDARAHWRDHALGGRPDELLDALTRGLTSLLRCAVEQADERIADAWRRDSVALAARPDTAAVGVLGEGWVNGPEVRPGMRLGVRPGMRSGMRWRTGRPGGWGFSYGVGGAALRNWPRTRCGRCGRNVGREGHEEHEGLWGYEGWAPGSVRVRSTRRKRRRCWPSRCSAGGGRGRRGSTWRDCWGPMARCGCGTGGNGCSGRTWSTRWTVSGNDGWLRWSGGECRRPIRSG, from the coding sequence GTGGCGACCTCGGACGTACGACCCCGGATCATCGACGCGCTGTCCGCACTGCGCGACCGCGTCGATGCCGCACGCTTCCCACTGCCACTTCCCGGTGCCGCCCGCGCCCGACGCGGCCGGTGTGAGCTGCTCGCCCAGCTCGACGACTATGTGATGCCCCGCCTGCGCTCCCCTCAGGCGCCCTTGCTCGCGGTTGTCGGCGGATCCACCGGGGCGGGCAAGTCCACGCTCGTCAATTCGCTGGTCGGACGGCGGGTGAGTGAGGCGGGGGTGCTGCGGCCGACGACGCGTACGCCCGTATTGGTGTGCCACCCCGACGATCACCATTGGTTCGCCGGACAGCGGGTGCTGCCACAGCTTGCCAGGATCCGGACACCGGGGCAGGAGGACGCGGGGGCCGGTGCGGCGGCCGGGGCGGAGGCGCTGCGGATCGAGACGGACGAGGCGCTGCCCAGTGGGCTCGCGCTGCTGGACGCCCCCGACATCGACTCGCTGGTCGCCCGCAACCGGGAGCTGGCGGCCGAGCTGATCTGTGCCGCCGATGTGTGGGTGCTGGTCACCACCGCCGCGCGCTACGCGGACGCGGTGCCGTGGCACCTGCTGCGTACGGCGAAGGAGTACGACGTCACGCTGGTCACCGTGCTCGATCGCGTACCGCATCAGATCGCCCTGGACGTCTCGGCACGGTACGCGGCGCTGCTCGCACGGGCGGGCCTGGCCGATGTCCCCCGGTTCACCATCCCCGAGCTGCCCGAATCGGCGGGTGGCGGAAGCGGACTGCTGCCCGCGACGGCGGTGGCCGGGCTGCGCGAGTGGCTGGAACGGCATGCCCGGGACCCCATCGCCCGTACCGCCGCCGCCCACCGCACCAGCGCCGGGATCATCGCCTCCCTGCGCCGCCGTATGCCGGCGCTGGCCGGGGCCTGCGCGGCGCAGCACGCCGCCGCGCTGCGCCTGGCCGACCGGGTCGAGGAGGCGTACGAGGAGGCCGCGGAGCGGGTGCGGAAGGAGATCGCCGAGGGGGAGGTGCTCTCCGGGGACGCCCGCGCCCACTGGAGGGACCACGCGCTCGGTGGACGCCCTGATGAGCTGCTGGACGCGCTCACCCGCGGGCTCACCTCCCTGCTGCGCTGCGCTGTGGAGCAGGCGGACGAGCGGATCGCCGACGCGTGGCGCCGCGACTCGGTGGCTTTGGCCGCTCGGCCGGATACGGCGGCTGTGGGGGTGCTGGGGGAGGGATGGGTGAACGGGCCGGAGGTGAGGCCGGGGATGAGGTTGGGGGTGAGGCCAGGGATGAGGTCGGGGATGAGGTGGCGGACGGGGCGGCCGGGCGGGTGGGGGTTCTCGTACGGCGTTGGCGGCGCTGCCTTGAGGAACTGGCCGAGGACGAGGTGCGGGAGGTGCGGGAGGAACGTGGGGCGCGAGGGGCACGAGGAGCACGAGGGGCTATGGGGGTACGAGGGGTGGGCACCGGGGAGCGTGCGGGTGCGCTCGACGCGGAGGAAGCGGCGGCGCTGCTGGCCATCGCGCTGCTCGGCGGGCGGCGGGCGCGGGCGGCGGGGCAGCACCTGGCGGGACTGCTGGGGGCCCATGGCGCGCTGCGGCTGCGGGACCGGGGGGAACGGTTGCTCAGGACGTACCTGGAGCACGCGCTGGACGGTGAGCGGGAACGACGGCTGGCTCCGCTGGAGTGGTGGGGAGTGCCGACGGCCCATCAGGTCGGGCTGA
- a CDS encoding single-stranded DNA-binding protein, which produces MYETTVTVVGNVATAVEYRQTTAGVSVARFRMATTERRWDKARERWVDGDTSFYTVRAWRSLADNLAASVAVGEPLVVHGRLRMREGERPEDRGGQRWVSAEVDAFTIGHDLSRGTAAFRRISRARPDLVPQPGTSAATAVAMVDAVGAAQAASSTEAATRAPAVTKAEATPEEGAAGPGPKAASMPLGAPAPPGRPGRRSPATTSAGRVLTLLSDSPEKVSVP; this is translated from the coding sequence ATGTACGAAACGACGGTGACGGTGGTGGGGAACGTCGCGACGGCGGTGGAGTACCGGCAGACGACGGCGGGCGTGTCGGTGGCGCGGTTCCGGATGGCGACGACCGAGCGGCGGTGGGACAAGGCGCGCGAGCGCTGGGTCGACGGTGACACGAGTTTCTATACGGTACGGGCGTGGCGCTCCCTGGCGGACAACCTCGCCGCGTCGGTGGCGGTGGGCGAGCCGCTGGTCGTGCACGGCCGGCTGAGGATGCGGGAAGGGGAGCGGCCGGAGGACCGCGGCGGGCAGCGGTGGGTCTCCGCCGAAGTCGACGCCTTCACGATCGGGCACGACCTGTCGCGCGGCACCGCCGCCTTCCGCAGGATCTCGCGGGCCCGCCCGGACCTCGTACCGCAGCCCGGCACATCGGCCGCCACCGCGGTGGCCATGGTCGACGCGGTGGGAGCGGCACAAGCGGCGTCGAGTACGGAGGCGGCGACGAGAGCCCCAGCCGTGACGAAGGCAGAAGCCACGCCGGAGGAAGGGGCGGCGGGGCCCGGGCCGAAGGCGGCGTCCATGCCCCTGGGCGCGCCCGCACCTCCGGGCCGGCCGGGCCGGCGAAGTCCTGCGACCACCTCCGCGGGCCGCGTGCTCACGCTGCTGAGTGATTCGCCTGAGAAGGTGTCAGTGCCCTGA